The genomic stretch GGACGGCTCCTCGATCCGTCGCCGCCGCTTCTGCCCCGCCTGCGGCAACCGCTTCACCACCTTCGAGCGCGTGACCCTGCGCGAATTGACGGTGCTCAAGACCGATGGCCGCCGCGTCCCGTTTGACCGGGACAAGCTGGCGAAATCCATCAAGATCGCCTGCCGGAAGCGGCCGGTGGATGATGAGCGGATCGAGCGCATCCTCAACGGCATCCAGCGCCGCCTGGAAATGGAGACCGAGGCCGAAATCCCCTCGCGCCGGATTGGCGAGATGGTGATGGAAACGCTGAAGGGCGTGGACCAGGTGGCCTATGTGCGCTTCGCCTCGGTCTATCAGAATTTCTCCGAGGCGAAGGATTTCCAAGCCTTCCTGGGCGGCCTGGATGCCCCCTGAGGGAAACTGCCGGAATGCGCTGAACGCCGCGCGGATTTCGGCCCCGGCGCGGTACCCGAGGGGCCGCACCCCCTGGACGCTTCGCCATGGAGCATGACGCTGCCCATATGCGCGCGGCCCTGCAACTCGCGGCCCGCGGCCTGGGCAACACCTGGCCCAATCCGGCGGTTGGCTGCGTGCTGGTCCAGGATGGCGCCGTGGTCGGCCGGGGCTGGACGCAGCCCGGCGGCCGCCCGCATGCCGAAACCCAGGCGCTGGAGCGGGCGGGCGGGTTGGCGCGCGGCGCCACCGCTTATGTCACACTGGAACCCTGCTCGCATCACGGCCGCACGCCACCCTGCTGCGATGCGCTGATCCGCGCCGGCGTGGCGCGGGTGGTGGTGGCCCTGCGCGACCCCGATGCGCGGGTGGATGGGCGTGGCTTCGCCCGCCTGCGCCAGGCCGGCATCACGGTCGAGGAAGGGCTGCTCGGCCAGGAGGCCGCGGCGCTGAATGCGGGCTTCATCCGCCGCGTCACGCAGGGGCTGCCGCTGGTCACCCTCAAGCTCGCCTCCACGCTGGATGGCCGCATCGCCACCCGGACGGGCGAGAGCCGCTGGATCACCGGCCCGGCCGCCCGCCGCGCCGTGCATGCGCTGCGCGCCCGCCATGACGCGGTGATGGTGGGCAGCGGCACGGTGCTGAGCGATGACCCGGACCTCACCTGCCGCATCGCCGGGATGGACCCCGTGCCGATGCTGCGCGTCATCGCCGATGCCAGGCTGCGCACCCCGCCCGGCGCGCGGCTGGTGCGCGAGGCCCGGATGCAGCCCAGCTGGCTGTTGACCGGCGCCGGCCATAGCCCTTCGGCGCTGGCACCCTACATCAGTGCCGGGGTGGAGGTGGTGACCATCCGCCGGGCCCCCAGGACGGCCGAGGGGGGCGGCGGCCTGCAGCCCCGCGCCATGCTGGCCGCGCTCGCCGCGCGCGGCGTCACCCGCGTGCTGGCCGAGGGCGGCGCCGGGCTCGCCGCAGCCCTGTTGCGGGCGGGGCTTGTGGACCGGCTCGTCTGGTTCCATGCCCCTGGCACCATGGGGGCCGAGGGGGTGGCCAGCCTGGGGCCGTTGGGAGTGGCCGCACTGGCCGCCATGCCGCGCTTCCGCCTGGCGGAGACACGGCCGGTGGGTGCGGATGTGATGAGCGAGTTCGTGAAGGAGTAAGGCGCATGTTCACCGGAATCATCACGGCCCTGGGCACCCTGCGCGAGGTGCAGCCGATCGGCGACGGGCATGACATGCGCCTGGTCATCGGCGTGGCGCCTGAATTCCTGGCGGGTGCAACCCTGGGCTGCTCCATCGCCTGCTCGGGCATCTGCCTCACGGCGGTGGAACTGAATGGCGACAGCTTCGCCGTGGATGCCAGCGCCGAGACGCTGGCCCGCACCACGATGGGCAGCTGGCGGGCGGGCGGGCGCGTGAACCTGGAGCGCAGCCTGAAGCTGGGCGATGAACTGGGCGGCCACCTGGTCTCGGGGCATGTGGACGGGGTGGGGCGCGTGCTCTCCGCCGTGCCGGAAAACGCCTCGGTCCGCTGGCGCTTCGGCGTGGCGCGTGACATCGCGAAATACATCGCCGTGAAGGGGAGTGTGGCGATCGATGGCGTCTCGCTCACCGTCAATGAGGTTGACGCGGAGAGCTTCGGGGTCAACATCATCCCACACACCGCCGCCGTGACCAGCTTTGGCACGCTGCAACCGGGCGATGCGGTGAATATCGAGATTGATACGCTGGCGCGCTATGTCGCTCGGCTGATGGAGTTTCGCGCGTGAGCGTTGCGACCAAAACCACCACCTATCATGAATTCATCACCCCCACCGAGGAACTCCTGGAGGAGGCCCGGCGCGGCAAGATGTTCATCCTGGTGGATGACGAGGACCGGGAGAATGAGGGGGACCTCGTCATCCCCGCGCAATTCGCCACACCGGACGCGATCAATTTCATGGCCCGCTTCGCCCGCGGGCTGATCTGCCTCGCCATGACGCGCCAGCGGGTGGAGCAGCTGGCCCTGCCGCTGATGGCGCAATCCAATGGCACGCGGCACCAGACGGCCTTCACCGTCAGCATCGAGGCGCGGGACGGCGTCACCACCGGCATCTCCGCCGCAGACCGGGCGCGCACCGTGGCGGTCGCCATCAATCCGGAGCTGGGGCGCGAGCATATCGTCACCCCCGGCCATGTCTTTCCGCTGGTGGCGCGCGAAGGCGGCACGCTGATCCGCGCGGGCCACACGGAAGCGGCGGTGGATTTCGCGCGCCTCGCCGGGCTCAACCCGGCCGGCGTCATCTGCGAGATCATGAATGATGACGGCACCATGGCCCGCCTGCCGGATCTGGTGGCCTTCGCGCAGATGCATGGCCTGAAGCTCGGCACCATCGCCGACCTGATCGGCCATCGGCGCCGCACGGAACGGCTGGTGACGCGCGTGGAGGAAGGTGAGATCGCCCATGCGGTGGGCGGTGACTGGCGCCTCGTGGTGTATAATTCCGCCCTGGAATCGGGCGAGCATGTGGCCCTCATCAAGGGCGACATCTCCGGGCCCGAACCTGTCCTCACCCGCATGCACGCGGCCAACCTGATGACCGACATGGTGGGTGGGCGGGGCGTGCGCGAATTGCATGGCGCGATGGAGACCATCGCCGCCGAGGGGCGTGGCGTGGTGGTCATCCTGCGCGACTACCGGCGGGATGGCATCAGCACCCATGTCCGCCGCAACCGCGACAACAACGCGACCCCGCAGCTGCGCGACTACGGCGTGGGCGCGCAGATCCTGGCCGATCTGGGCGTGACCGACATCATCCGCCTCTCCAACCACCCGCGCCCGCTGGTGGGGCTGGAGGGCTGGGGCCTGCGCGTCGTTGCCACCCGGCCCGTTGTGGGGGAAACCGCGTGAACCCCTGCTTCGGAGAAGATCAATGAGTACCGTGGATGGCCCCAAGCGCGACACGGTGCAGGTGCCCGGCGCACCCGTGCGCATCCTGCTGATCCAGGCGCCCTATTACGACGAGATCGTCTGCGGCATGCGCCAGGGCGTGGAACGCGTGGTGGCGGAGGCGGGCGGCCTGCTGGAAGTCGTGGACGTGGCCGGCGCCTTCGAGTTGCCCGCCACCCTGCGCATGGCGCTGGATGCCGATGACGAGGAGCCGCGCTGGGATGGCTTCGTGCTGCTGGGCTGCGTCGTGCGCGGCGAGACCGACCATTACGACCATATCTGCCGCGAAGCCTGTTCGGGCGTGATGAGCATCTCGACCGATTCCGGGGCGGCCATCGGCTTTGGCCTGCTCACCGTGCACACGATCGAGCAGGCCATCGAGCGGTCCCGCCAGGATCGGCACAACAAGGGCGCCGAGGCGGCGCAGGCCGCCCTGATGCAGGTGGCGCTGCGGCGCAAATGGGGTCTGGGATGAAAGCCGCGCAAAAGTCGCCGGGCGACAAGCCCGCGGGGGGCCGCCCACGCACCGGCGCGCGCGTCGCCGCCGTGCAGGCGCTGTTCCAGACCGAGCAATCGGGCGACAATATCGAGACCGTGCTGGACCAGTTCGTGCGCCATCGCCTGGGCAGCGCGCCCGGGCAGCAGGGCTTCGAGGATGGCCGCGTGGAGGAGGCGGATGTGCCGCTCTTTGCGCGCATCATGCGGGGCGCCGCCACCCAGACCGAGGATCTGGACCAGCTCATCGCCGCCCACCTGGCGGCGGGCTGGGCGATGAACCGGCTGGATCCGGTGCTGCGCGCCATCCTGCGCGCGGCGGCGGGCGAAATGCGCGACATGGGCGGGCCGCCGGCGCGCGTCGTCATCAAGGAATACATGGATGTGGCGCATGGCTTCTTCGGCGGCGAGGAGCCACGCTTCTGCAACGGGGTGCTGGATGCGCTGGCGCGAGCGCTGCGGGCCGAGGAATTCTAGAAACGGCAGGGCGACTCTGTCACCCGGAACCGCCGCTTCCAGCAGCTCCGGCCAACGTCCATGAGCGCACCGGCTGAATTCAGGCTGATCGCCCGGCATTTCCGGCCGCTGGCCGGCGCGGATGCGCTGGGCCTGCTGGATGATGCGGCGTTGCTGACGCCGCCGCCGGGCCAGCAACTGGTGCTCTCGGCCGATGCCATGGTGGCGGGCGTGCATTTCCTGGAAGATGACCCGGCCGAGACCATCGGGCGCAAGCTGCTGCGGGTGAACCTCAGTGACCTCGCCGCCATGGGGGCGGCGCCGCTGGGCTATCTGATGACCATCGCCCTCACGCCCGCCACGGATGAGGCCTGGCTGGATGGCTTTGTCGCGGGGCTGGGGCTGGACCAGCGGGAATTCGGCCTGCAGCTGCTGGGCGGCGACACCGTCTCGACCCCCGGTCCCCTGAGCCTGTCCATCACCATCCTCGGCCATGTGCCACCAGGGGCCGCGCTGCGCCGCCTGGGCGCGCGGCCGGGCGATGATCTCTGGGTCAGCGGGCGGATCGGCGATGGGTATCTCGGGCTACGCGCTGCACGCGGCGCATGGCCCGACCCCGATGGCGCCCTGGCCCGCCGCTACCGCCTGCCCGAACCCCGCCTCGCGCTCGGCCTGGCGCTGCGTGGGTTGGCGCGGGCGTGCATGGATGTCTCGGACGGCCTGTTGCAGGATCTTTCGCATCTGTGCCGCGCGGGCGATTGCGCGGCGGAGGTGCAGGCCGAACTCATCCCCGTCTCGGATGCCGCCGCACCCATCGCCGCCCTGGCGACCGGCGGCGATGATTACGAACTTCTCTTTGCCGCCTCCCCCCAGGACCGCGCAGGGGTCGAGGCCGCGGGTCTCGCCGCCTGCACGCCTGTCACGCGCCTCGGGCGCTTCACCGCGGGTGCGCCCCGTGTGACGCTGCGCGACAGGGAGGGCGCGGATATCACGCCCCAAAAGCTCGGCTGGAGCCACGTGTGACTGACATCAATGATCGCGCCCAGGAGCGCGCCATGAAGGCCACCATCTGGCGGCTCTTCTTCTGCCAGGCCCTCATGAACGCCACGATGGTGGGCCAGGCGGCGATGGGCGCCATCATCGGCCACAGCCTCTCGGCCGATCCCGCGCTGGCCACCCTGCCCATGGCGGTGCAGATGACGGCCGTGATGGCCGCCTCCATCCCCGCCTCGATCATCTTCGGGCGCTACGGGCGGCGCACCGGCTTCCTGCTGGGCGCGATGGTGTCCATCTGCGGCTCCCTCACCTTCGCGCTGGGGGTGTGGATGCAGGATTTCTTCGTCTATTGCCTGGGCTCGGCCTTTGCGGGCGCCGGCTTCGGCATCGCTCAGCATTACCGCTTCGCCGCGGCCGAGGCCGCAACACCCGCCTATCGGCCGCGCGCCATCGCCCTCGTCATGGCGGGCCCGGTGCTGGCGGCGGCCTTCGGGCCGGAGCTGGTGAAGCACACCTACCAGGCCTTCGCGCCCTATCTGTTCCTGGCGACCTACCTGGCCCTGGCCCTGCTGCCGCTGATCTGCATCACGCTGCTGACCGGGCTCATCTTTCCGCCCACGCCGCCCCGCGCGGCGGTGACCACCCCGGTGGGTGAGATCATGCGCCGCCCGGCCTTCGTCACCGCCGTTGTCGCGGGCCTTGTCGCCTATGGGACGATGAACCTGGCGATGACGGCAACGCCGCTGGAGATGATGTTCTGCGGCTTCTCGGTCAGCGCCTCGGCCACGGTCATCCAGGCGCACGCCATTGCGATGTACGCGCCGGGCTTTGTCACGGGCCATCTCATCGCGCGGTTTGGCGTGCGGCCCATCATCGTGGCGGGTGCGGGCCTGACCGCTGCATCCGTCGTGGTGGCGCTGCTGGGCGAGAGCTTCTGGCACTTCGCCGTGGGCCTCGCCATCCTGGGTGTCGGCTGGAACTTCATGTTCGTGGGCGCCACCTCCCTGCTCGCCACGGCCTATGCGCCGCATGAGCGGGTGCGGGCGCAGGCGGCGAATGATTTCATCGTCTTCGGCACCGTCGCCTGCACCGCCTTCCTTTCGGGCTATGTGCATGCCCGCTTCGGCTGGAGCCTGCTGAACCTCACGCTGATCCCGCCGCTGGTGGCGGCGTTGGCGCTGCTCGCCTGGCAGAAATCGCGCGGGGTGACCGCGGCGGCCGTGGCGCGGTAGGCCAGGGGGAAGGGCCTCCGGCGGCTGGGGCCGCGGGCCCCAGACCCCTTGAGTTCAGAGGATTTGGCCCGGGCATGGGGTCTGGGGCCAATGGCCCCAGCCGCCGGAGGCTCTTATGATTCGGCGCAAAACCTCAGCCGAACAGGATGGACTCCAGCGCCGCCAGCTTGGTCTGGTTCACCGTGGTCCAGTCGTCATTGAGAATGCCGCCCGTATCGGTGGAATTGGGGTTCCAGCACCAGAAGGTGAAGCTCATCCCCAGCTCCGTATCGGGGATGTCCAGCAGGCCATCGGTGTTGAAATCGCCATTCACATATTGCGTCAGCTCATCGAGCCAGGCGACGTCGCGGCTATCCAGCAGCTTGGTGCCGAATTCGCCGACCAGCACGGGGGCGATGCCCTCCTCGTAGATGAAGCCCCAATGCTCGCGGAAGACGTTGGGCAGGTTTTCCTTGAAGTCCGGCCCCTCGAACCAGCTGTTGGGATAGACCGAGTTCGGGTAGTCATGCGGCGAATAGACCAGTTTATTGGCGGCTTGCAGCACCACGGGATCATCCCGCACGCCCTCCAGCTGGCCGCCCCACCAGTAGTAGTCGCCCGCGTAATTGCCCACGCCCTCGACGATGATGAGCAGCTCGGGGTTCACCGCCAGGATGGCGTTGCCGGCCCGTTCCGCCGCATCGGTCCAGGCGGACCAGGTGGCGCCATGCGGCTCGTTCTGCAGATCCATGCCGATGACGGTGGAGTTGCCGTCATAGCGCTGCGCGAGGCTGGTCCAGGTATTCACCCATTGGTCTTCGGAGAAGCTCTGGTCATACCAGAGCCCGTTCGGGTTGGGCCCCGCGCCTGAGCTGGAGCGATGGCAATCCAGGATGATCTTCATCCCGATCTCGCCCGCGTAACCCACGATCTTGTCGAGGACGCCCAGGCTGGAAAGCCCCTGCAGGTCAGGGTTCAGCGTAAGGTTGATGTTCTGCGGCATGGCGCCGGGCTGCGCATTCTGCAGGCTGAAGGGCAGGCGGATGGTGTCGAAGCCCACCTCCACCATCTGGTCCATCATGTCCTGCCAGTTGCGGGCATGCAGGCCATCGGGCGTGCCGAGATAGCCCTCCATGCCGAACCAGTTCACGCCTTGCAGCCGCACCGGATCGCCATGGGAATCGATGATCTGGTTGCCGCTGGTGGAATAATAGCCGGCCGAGGGCAGCGTCGCGGCGGGGGCGTCATTGTCGCGGATGGTGCCGATGGCCGAGGCATCCAGCAGGCTGGCACCGATGGGCGCGCTCAGCGTGAGGCTGAAGCTCTCCGTGCTTTCCCGCAGCACATCGCCCAGCACCGCGACGGAGATGACCTTCGACAGCTCGCCCGGGGCGAAGGTCAGCTCGCCCGAGGCGGCCTGGTAATCCAGCCCGGCCGCGGCGGTACGGTCGGCCGTTGCGTAATGCAGCGTGACGGCGCTGGCCGAGGCGGCGGAGAGGCTGATGGTGAAATTCATCAGCCCCGCACCCGCATCGCCCTCCGTCAGGCTTGCATCCGCGATGGAAAGGCCAGGCACAGCGGGTGCCGGCGCGCCGCCATTGATGGTGATGTTGCGCGGCAGATCCGTGCCCGCGACATCGAAGCCGAAGGTGGCCGTGCCGAGTGGCCCGAGATTGCCGTTATAGGCGGCATTGCCGATCACATAGTGATCGCCCACATGGCTGACGACCTGGGCATTCCAGAGGTTCTTGATGGTGATCGCCGCATCGAAGGCGACGGTCCAGCCATCCAGCGCGATGGCATCATTCACCACCGTCATCTCGCCGATGAAGCCACCGGACCAGCTCTCGGCCACGCGGAAATTCACCGTATCGCCCGAAGCGGCTGCCACGTCGTCATTCAGGATGGTGCCCTGCGCGGCGCCGTCCAGGATGGTGGCGCCGGTGGCGGGGCCGAGCAGGAGGTTGAAGCTCTCATTCGCTTCCACCGCGGTATCGCCCAGGACCGCCACCGCGATGGTCTTGCTGGTCTCGCCGGCCGCGAAGTCCAGCGTGCCGCTGCTTGCGGCGAAGTCGCTGCCGGCGATGGCGGTGCCGGCCTGCGTCGCATAGCTGACGCTGACCGGCGCGTTCACCGCGCGTGACAGCGTCACCGTGAAGAGCATCTGCGAAGCCCCCGCCTGGCCTTCGGCAATCTGCGCATCGGCAATGGTGAGCATGGGCGCCACATCGTCATTGATGACGGTGCCGAGGCCGCTACCATCCGCCACCGTCGCACCCGTCGCGGTGCCGAGCAGCAGCGTGAAGCTCTCATCCGCTTCGACATCGGTATCGCCGTTGATGGTGATGGCGATGGTCTTGCTGGTTTCACCCGCCGCGAAGCTCAGCGTGCCGCTGCTGGCGGTGAAGTCGTTGCCGGCGGTCGCCGTGTCGCCCTGCGTGGCGTAGGTGACGCTGACCGGCGCGGTCACCGCGCGGGACAGTGCCACGGTAAAAAGCATCTGCCTGCTGCCCGCATCGCCCTCGATCGCCTGCGCGTCAGTGACGGTCAGGAGGGGCGGCACATCATCATTGGCGATGGTGCCGAGGCCGCTGCCATCCGCCACCGTCGCACCCGTCGCGGTACCGAGCAGCAGGGTGA from Sediminicoccus sp. KRV36 encodes the following:
- the nrdR gene encoding transcriptional regulator NrdR; translated protein: MRCPYCGNDETQVKDSRPSEDGSSIRRRRFCPACGNRFTTFERVTLRELTVLKTDGRRVPFDRDKLAKSIKIACRKRPVDDERIERILNGIQRRLEMETEAEIPSRRIGEMVMETLKGVDQVAYVRFASVYQNFSEAKDFQAFLGGLDAP
- a CDS encoding Calx-beta domain-containing protein, whose amino-acid sequence is MFTQANFSISGQWGTGLIGKMSVSNNAETLNNWTISFDVPFQIANIWDATILSQTSLGNGATRYVVGAAGWNGTVPGHGEISFVFEGRADANIVPQLSGISFGTVGAAAAQPAVSISDATLQEGQAGPRELVFTLSLSQPSTEAVTIPWSTRDGTAIAGSDYAAASGSVTFVPGETSRTISITLFGDTAIEGDESFSLVLGTPIGASIADGSGLGTILNDDVPPSLSIAQAQVTEGDAGTRQMVFTITLSQPADGPVTVAYTTRDGTALAGSDYDALSGSLTFAAGETSKSIAVTVRGDTVDEIDESFELALSGLTGASFAASAGTASALGTILNDDAAPVLSVSNAEVIEGASGTRNMVFTLSLTKAIAQSVTARFATADGTATAGGDYTAKTGTVTFAAGETSKTVSVSVKGDTVIEADETFGLLLSNVTRATLAAGGGIGTIRNDDLPPPALSISDAQLTEGDAGTKQMLFNVSLSRAATSAVSVTYATQAGTAAAGSDFTAASGTLSFSAGQVSKTIAVTIRGDTVVEADESFTLLLGTATGATILDGSGLGTMLNDDVPPSLSISDAQITEGNSGTKQMLFTVALSRAATSAVSVTYATQAGTALLGTATAGSDFTAASGTLSFSAGQVSKTIAVTIRGDTVVEADESFSLLLGTATGATISDGSGLGTILNDDLPPVTIAVSDALLSEGDVGTKQMLFTVSLSRAATSAVSVTYATQAGTAAAGSDFTAASGTLSFAAGETSKTIAVTINGDMDVEADETLTLLLGTATGATVADGSGLGTIANDDVPPLLTVTDAQAIEGDAGSRQMLFTVALSRAVTAPVSVTYATQGDTATAGNDFTASSGTLSFAAGETSKTIAITINGDTDVEADESFTLLLGTATGATVADGSGLGTVINDDVAPMLTIADAQIAEGQAGASQMLFTVTLSRAVNAPVSVSYATQAGTAIAGSDFAASSGTLDFAAGETSKTIAVAVLGDTAVEANESFNLLLGPATGATILDGAAQGTILNDDVAAASGDTVNFRVAESWSGGFIGEMTVVNDAIALDGWTVAFDAAITIKNLWNAQVVSHVGDHYVIGNAAYNGNLGPLGTATFGFDVAGTDLPRNITINGGAPAPAVPGLSIADASLTEGDAGAGLMNFTISLSAASASAVTLHYATADRTAAAGLDYQAASGELTFAPGELSKVISVAVLGDVLRESTESFSLTLSAPIGASLLDASAIGTIRDNDAPAATLPSAGYYSTSGNQIIDSHGDPVRLQGVNWFGMEGYLGTPDGLHARNWQDMMDQMVEVGFDTIRLPFSLQNAQPGAMPQNINLTLNPDLQGLSSLGVLDKIVGYAGEIGMKIILDCHRSSSGAGPNPNGLWYDQSFSEDQWVNTWTSLAQRYDGNSTVIGMDLQNEPHGATWSAWTDAAERAGNAILAVNPELLIIVEGVGNYAGDYYWWGGQLEGVRDDPVVLQAANKLVYSPHDYPNSVYPNSWFEGPDFKENLPNVFREHWGFIYEEGIAPVLVGEFGTKLLDSRDVAWLDELTQYVNGDFNTDGLLDIPDTELGMSFTFWCWNPNSTDTGGILNDDWTTVNQTKLAALESILFG
- the ribD gene encoding bifunctional diaminohydroxyphosphoribosylaminopyrimidine deaminase/5-amino-6-(5-phosphoribosylamino)uracil reductase RibD, which produces MEHDAAHMRAALQLAARGLGNTWPNPAVGCVLVQDGAVVGRGWTQPGGRPHAETQALERAGGLARGATAYVTLEPCSHHGRTPPCCDALIRAGVARVVVALRDPDARVDGRGFARLRQAGITVEEGLLGQEAAALNAGFIRRVTQGLPLVTLKLASTLDGRIATRTGESRWITGPAARRAVHALRARHDAVMVGSGTVLSDDPDLTCRIAGMDPVPMLRVIADARLRTPPGARLVREARMQPSWLLTGAGHSPSALAPYISAGVEVVTIRRAPRTAEGGGGLQPRAMLAALAARGVTRVLAEGGAGLAAALLRAGLVDRLVWFHAPGTMGAEGVASLGPLGVAALAAMPRFRLAETRPVGADVMSEFVKE
- a CDS encoding MFS transporter → MTDINDRAQERAMKATIWRLFFCQALMNATMVGQAAMGAIIGHSLSADPALATLPMAVQMTAVMAASIPASIIFGRYGRRTGFLLGAMVSICGSLTFALGVWMQDFFVYCLGSAFAGAGFGIAQHYRFAAAEAATPAYRPRAIALVMAGPVLAAAFGPELVKHTYQAFAPYLFLATYLALALLPLICITLLTGLIFPPTPPRAAVTTPVGEIMRRPAFVTAVVAGLVAYGTMNLAMTATPLEMMFCGFSVSASATVIQAHAIAMYAPGFVTGHLIARFGVRPIIVAGAGLTAASVVVALLGESFWHFAVGLAILGVGWNFMFVGATSLLATAYAPHERVRAQAANDFIVFGTVACTAFLSGYVHARFGWSLLNLTLIPPLVAALALLAWQKSRGVTAAAVAR
- the thiL gene encoding thiamine-phosphate kinase; translation: MSAPAEFRLIARHFRPLAGADALGLLDDAALLTPPPGQQLVLSADAMVAGVHFLEDDPAETIGRKLLRVNLSDLAAMGAAPLGYLMTIALTPATDEAWLDGFVAGLGLDQREFGLQLLGGDTVSTPGPLSLSITILGHVPPGAALRRLGARPGDDLWVSGRIGDGYLGLRAARGAWPDPDGALARRYRLPEPRLALGLALRGLARACMDVSDGLLQDLSHLCRAGDCAAEVQAELIPVSDAAAPIAALATGGDDYELLFAASPQDRAGVEAAGLAACTPVTRLGRFTAGAPRVTLRDREGADITPQKLGWSHV
- the nusB gene encoding transcription antitermination factor NusB; this translates as MKAAQKSPGDKPAGGRPRTGARVAAVQALFQTEQSGDNIETVLDQFVRHRLGSAPGQQGFEDGRVEEADVPLFARIMRGAATQTEDLDQLIAAHLAAGWAMNRLDPVLRAILRAAAGEMRDMGGPPARVVIKEYMDVAHGFFGGEEPRFCNGVLDALARALRAEEF
- a CDS encoding riboflavin synthase gives rise to the protein MFTGIITALGTLREVQPIGDGHDMRLVIGVAPEFLAGATLGCSIACSGICLTAVELNGDSFAVDASAETLARTTMGSWRAGGRVNLERSLKLGDELGGHLVSGHVDGVGRVLSAVPENASVRWRFGVARDIAKYIAVKGSVAIDGVSLTVNEVDAESFGVNIIPHTAAVTSFGTLQPGDAVNIEIDTLARYVARLMEFRA
- the ribH gene encoding 6,7-dimethyl-8-ribityllumazine synthase translates to MSTVDGPKRDTVQVPGAPVRILLIQAPYYDEIVCGMRQGVERVVAEAGGLLEVVDVAGAFELPATLRMALDADDEEPRWDGFVLLGCVVRGETDHYDHICREACSGVMSISTDSGAAIGFGLLTVHTIEQAIERSRQDRHNKGAEAAQAALMQVALRRKWGLG
- the ribB gene encoding 3,4-dihydroxy-2-butanone-4-phosphate synthase, which gives rise to MSVATKTTTYHEFITPTEELLEEARRGKMFILVDDEDRENEGDLVIPAQFATPDAINFMARFARGLICLAMTRQRVEQLALPLMAQSNGTRHQTAFTVSIEARDGVTTGISAADRARTVAVAINPELGREHIVTPGHVFPLVAREGGTLIRAGHTEAAVDFARLAGLNPAGVICEIMNDDGTMARLPDLVAFAQMHGLKLGTIADLIGHRRRTERLVTRVEEGEIAHAVGGDWRLVVYNSALESGEHVALIKGDISGPEPVLTRMHAANLMTDMVGGRGVRELHGAMETIAAEGRGVVVILRDYRRDGISTHVRRNRDNNATPQLRDYGVGAQILADLGVTDIIRLSNHPRPLVGLEGWGLRVVATRPVVGETA